Proteins from one Aureimonas sp. SA4125 genomic window:
- a CDS encoding GntR family transcriptional regulator, which produces MADLNLRVSPRTVQQGTVDKIRLAIFSGLFKPGSRLVESQLCTQLGVSRPSLREALRSLEAERLIEIVPNKGPSVPALSWQQAMAIYEVRELLEVEAAGRCAARITEAEVQALEASLLAFEAAASSKDGMAQVTTAADFYAIILANCGNPVLEEVHRGLLARVSFFRGRSMSLEGRAWNSLLEMREIFEAIAARDAKAARKAAKKHVLRAKAAAKIAMDSNI; this is translated from the coding sequence ATGGCAGATTTGAACTTGCGCGTTTCGCCTCGCACGGTTCAGCAGGGGACCGTCGACAAGATTCGATTGGCCATCTTTTCCGGGTTGTTCAAGCCTGGAAGCCGCCTCGTGGAAAGCCAGCTCTGCACGCAGCTGGGGGTCAGCCGCCCCTCGCTCCGGGAGGCCTTGCGCAGTCTGGAGGCAGAACGGCTGATCGAGATCGTGCCCAACAAGGGGCCCTCGGTCCCCGCCCTCTCCTGGCAACAGGCGATGGCCATCTACGAGGTCCGAGAGCTGTTGGAGGTCGAGGCCGCCGGCCGATGTGCCGCAAGGATCACGGAAGCGGAAGTGCAGGCGCTGGAAGCATCCCTCCTGGCATTCGAAGCGGCCGCTTCGAGCAAGGATGGCATGGCCCAGGTGACCACCGCGGCCGATTTCTACGCCATCATTCTCGCCAATTGCGGAAACCCTGTGCTGGAGGAGGTTCATCGGGGCCTTCTGGCCAGGGTCAGCTTCTTTCGGGGACGCTCGATGTCCCTGGAAGGCAGGGCGTGGAACAGTCTTCTGGAGATGCGGGAGATCTTCGAGGCGATCGCGGCCCGAGACGCGAAAGCCGCCCGGAAGGCGGCCAAGAAGCACGTCCTGAGGGCCAAGGCAGCGGCGAAGATTGCCATGGACAGCAATATCTGA
- a CDS encoding GMC family oxidoreductase: protein MTQAPDSERTWNCNVVIIGGGSAGALLATRLSEKPGRRVLLIEAGEEPTDPDIWVPAAWPALQGRSYDRNYRTVPQQGTAGRIHHWARGRVVGGSSCLHAMGYMRGHPLDYQAWVDASGDDRWGWDKLLPAFQAIEDHPLGGDGVHGKGGPMPIHLPSDEVSPVTRAFIEAGAALRLPRLEGHNSGRMIGVTPNSMNIREGRRVTAADAWLTPAVRGRANLTILKGSQARRLVLGGGQVRSIEVIGHGGSIDVFADQVVLCAGALESPALLMRSGIGPSDVLDTAGVGCLIEMPEIGRNLQDGSVRARGGNSDIERCG, encoded by the coding sequence ATGACCCAGGCGCCGGACAGTGAACGCACGTGGAATTGCAATGTCGTCATCATCGGTGGCGGTTCTGCCGGGGCCCTGTTGGCAACACGCCTGAGCGAGAAGCCTGGGCGCCGGGTCCTCCTGATCGAGGCCGGCGAAGAACCCACCGATCCGGACATCTGGGTGCCCGCCGCCTGGCCGGCACTTCAAGGCCGCAGCTACGACCGGAACTATCGCACCGTGCCGCAGCAGGGGACCGCAGGTCGCATCCATCACTGGGCGCGCGGAAGGGTTGTCGGCGGATCAAGCTGCCTGCATGCGATGGGCTACATGCGCGGCCATCCTTTGGATTATCAGGCGTGGGTGGACGCGTCCGGCGATGACCGGTGGGGCTGGGATAAACTCTTGCCCGCCTTTCAGGCCATCGAAGATCATCCGCTCGGTGGCGATGGCGTGCACGGCAAGGGGGGCCCGATGCCGATCCATCTGCCGTCAGACGAGGTCAGTCCGGTCACGCGCGCGTTCATCGAGGCGGGCGCCGCTCTGCGCCTGCCGCGCCTTGAGGGGCACAATAGCGGCCGGATGATCGGCGTTACCCCCAATTCGATGAACATCCGCGAGGGGCGACGGGTCACGGCGGCGGATGCCTGGCTCACGCCCGCCGTTCGCGGCCGCGCCAACCTGACCATCCTTAAGGGTTCGCAGGCGCGGCGACTTGTCCTCGGTGGCGGCCAAGTCCGCAGCATCGAGGTGATCGGGCACGGGGGCTCAATCGATGTCTTTGCGGACCAGGTCGTCCTGTGTGCAGGCGCGCTGGAAAGTCCGGCCTTGCTGATGCGATCAGGCATCGGTCCAAGCGATGTGCTCGATACCGCGGGTGTAGGCTGCTTGATCGAGATGCCGGAAATCGGTCGCAACCTTCAGGACGGTAGTGTCCGCGCTCGTGGTGGAAATTCCGACATTGAAAGGTGTGGCTGA
- a CDS encoding IS256 family transposase, producing MTEDRLPLAELFAKAGDGDFLRTIAESVMQLLMEVDVEGMIGAGRHERTQERATYRNGYRDRSLDTRLGSLQLRIPKLRQGSYFPPFLEPRKLSEKALVAVIQEAWISGVSTRRVDDLVQAMGLSGIGKSTVSKLCKDIDERVGGFLDRPLTGDWPYLWLDATYLKQREGGRIVSVAAIIAVAVNTDGKREIVGLHIGPSEAETFWSSFLKSLVRRGLSGVKLVISDAHEGLKAAIRRVFSASWQRCRVHWMRNALSYVPKAQQSMAAAALRQAFAQPDRASASQALRHVADQLRGKCPKLGAFIDNSETDVLAHMDFPSQHRTRIHSTNSLERLNKEVKRRADVVGIFPNEGSIIRLIGAVLLEANDEWQIQNRYMQTEPMADLMAMGNTAKPEQISTEVA from the coding sequence ATGACCGAGGACAGACTACCGCTTGCCGAGCTTTTTGCGAAAGCCGGGGACGGCGATTTCCTGAGAACGATAGCCGAGAGCGTGATGCAGCTCCTTATGGAGGTCGACGTTGAAGGCATGATCGGCGCCGGGCGCCACGAACGGACGCAGGAACGGGCGACTTATCGCAATGGCTACCGCGACCGCTCGCTCGACACGCGGCTCGGCTCGTTGCAGCTTCGGATACCCAAGCTTCGGCAGGGCAGCTACTTCCCGCCGTTCCTGGAGCCGAGAAAGCTCTCGGAGAAGGCCTTGGTTGCCGTCATTCAGGAAGCTTGGATCAGCGGCGTTTCCACCCGGCGGGTCGACGATCTGGTACAGGCCATGGGGCTGTCGGGGATCGGCAAGAGCACCGTATCGAAGCTGTGCAAAGACATCGACGAACGCGTCGGCGGCTTCCTCGACCGTCCTCTCACTGGCGACTGGCCCTACCTCTGGCTGGATGCGACCTACCTGAAGCAGCGCGAGGGTGGACGCATCGTTTCGGTCGCCGCCATAATCGCCGTGGCCGTGAACACGGACGGCAAGCGCGAGATCGTCGGCCTTCACATCGGCCCCTCGGAAGCGGAGACGTTTTGGTCGAGCTTCCTCAAGAGCCTCGTGCGCCGCGGCCTGTCCGGCGTGAAGCTCGTGATCTCGGATGCTCACGAAGGGCTGAAAGCCGCCATTCGCCGGGTGTTCAGCGCCTCCTGGCAGCGCTGCCGGGTGCATTGGATGCGCAACGCCCTGTCGTATGTCCCGAAGGCGCAGCAGAGCATGGCGGCGGCCGCGCTGCGCCAAGCCTTCGCCCAGCCCGATCGTGCTAGCGCCAGCCAGGCGCTGCGCCACGTCGCCGACCAGCTTCGGGGAAAGTGTCCAAAGCTCGGGGCCTTCATCGACAACAGCGAGACCGACGTGCTGGCGCACATGGATTTTCCCAGTCAGCACCGGACCCGGATCCATTCGACGAATTCCCTGGAGCGCCTGAACAAGGAGGTGAAGCGGCGTGCCGACGTCGTCGGAATCTTCCCGAACGAGGGATCCATCATCCGGCTCATCGGCGCCGTCCTTCTCGAGGCCAACGACGAATGGCAGATCCAGAACCGCTACATGCAGACCGAACCCATGGCCGACCTCATGGCCATGGGCAACACTGCAAAACCCGAACAGATTTCCACCGAAGTCGCCTGA
- a CDS encoding GMC family oxidoreductase has protein sequence MAYMRAGDFAATGQPEIVVGCGVAPIVSERFQAPAAGAAYSLLFGITHPTSRGSLRISGPELGDPLIIDPAYLQTSRDRALFRQALEAARTIGHHDELNDWRERELLPGRLNSAAEVDDFVAQSVITHHHPCGTCRMGKDANAVVDADLRLIALDNLFVVDASIMPSLTAGPIHAAVLVIAETFARTMNAES, from the coding sequence ATGGCCTATATGCGCGCCGGCGACTTTGCGGCCACCGGGCAGCCGGAAATCGTCGTTGGCTGCGGCGTCGCTCCGATCGTGTCCGAACGCTTCCAGGCGCCTGCCGCCGGCGCGGCGTACTCGCTGCTGTTCGGGATTACGCATCCAACGAGCCGCGGCAGTCTGCGCATCAGCGGCCCCGAGCTTGGCGATCCCCTGATCATCGACCCGGCCTATCTGCAAACCAGCCGCGACCGCGCCCTGTTTCGCCAGGCGCTCGAGGCCGCGCGCACGATCGGCCATCATGACGAACTCAACGACTGGCGCGAACGTGAACTCCTGCCGGGCAGGCTGAACAGCGCAGCCGAGGTCGACGACTTCGTCGCGCAGTCAGTCATCACCCACCATCATCCCTGCGGCACCTGCAGAATGGGCAAGGACGCGAACGCCGTCGTCGACGCCGATCTGCGGCTCATAGCGCTCGACAATCTTTTTGTCGTGGACGCATCCATCATGCCAAGCCTAACCGCGGGGCCCATTCACGCTGCCGTGCTGGTGATCGCAGAGACGTTCGCCCGGACGATGAACGCCGAAAGCTGA